One genomic segment of Kiritimatiella glycovorans includes these proteins:
- a CDS encoding PstC family ABC transporter permease — protein MAVHKSAQRDLTMSRRASRIQRLGRAVGEGFLFLVTSLSMLAVLFIFYYIARDAWPFIRQQGLAEFFGSGEWYPSSEEQPSYGAQAIFFGSAMVTLGSVVVAVPLGIAAAVCLSDVLPFVVRQYVKPVIEILAAIPSVAFGFFALVVFAPILQEQGGPLLALLCWIVFLPVALLGALVLGDVLADRVPGKNRGTRRTVLTSIFGVAGLGLLAWAGSALSGLEVTSGTNALNVSFILGMMALPTIVSVAEDALQATGRELREGSYALGATRAETLCRTIIPAAMSGIVAAVILGIMRVIGETMVVWMASGNTAKIPAPWYDFLEPVRTITASIAGDMGEAARGTMRFHVLFTLALALLVISFVMNLLSQWVVNRQRRKLSGS, from the coding sequence ATGGCAGTACACAAAAGTGCGCAGCGCGATCTGACGATGAGCCGCCGGGCCAGCCGGATACAGCGCCTCGGCCGGGCGGTCGGAGAAGGATTCCTTTTTCTCGTCACCTCCCTCTCGATGCTGGCCGTGCTGTTCATCTTCTACTACATCGCCCGGGATGCGTGGCCGTTCATACGCCAGCAGGGGCTCGCTGAATTTTTCGGTTCGGGCGAATGGTATCCCTCTTCCGAGGAGCAGCCCAGCTACGGCGCGCAGGCGATTTTCTTCGGCAGTGCGATGGTCACGCTCGGCTCGGTCGTGGTGGCCGTCCCGCTGGGGATCGCCGCCGCCGTGTGCCTGAGCGATGTGCTTCCCTTCGTCGTCCGCCAGTACGTCAAGCCGGTCATCGAGATCCTGGCCGCCATCCCCTCCGTGGCCTTCGGTTTTTTCGCGCTCGTGGTCTTCGCCCCCATCCTCCAGGAACAGGGCGGCCCCCTGCTCGCGCTCCTGTGCTGGATCGTGTTTCTGCCTGTGGCGCTGCTCGGCGCGCTGGTGCTCGGCGATGTGCTGGCGGACCGTGTTCCGGGTAAAAACCGGGGCACCCGGCGCACCGTGCTGACCTCGATTTTCGGCGTCGCCGGACTGGGACTCCTCGCCTGGGCCGGTTCCGCCCTGTCCGGCCTGGAGGTCACCTCCGGCACCAACGCGCTCAACGTGTCGTTCATTCTCGGCATGATGGCGCTGCCCACGATCGTGAGCGTGGCCGAGGACGCACTGCAGGCGACCGGGCGCGAGTTGCGCGAAGGGAGCTACGCACTCGGGGCGACGCGCGCGGAAACGCTGTGCCGCACCATCATCCCCGCGGCGATGAGCGGCATCGTGGCCGCCGTGATCCTCGGGATCATGCGCGTGATCGGGGAGACGATGGTCGTGTGGATGGCTTCGGGCAATACGGCCAAAATCCCCGCCCCGTGGTACGACTTCCTCGAACCGGTGCGGACGATCACCGCCAGCATTGCCGGCGATATGGGCGAGGCCGCGCGGGGGACGATGCGCTTTCATGTGCTCTTCACGCTCGCGCTGGCGCTGCTGGTGATCTCGTTCGTGATGAATCTCCTCAGCCAGTGGGTCGTCAACCGTCAACGCCGAAAATTGAGCGGGTCGTAA
- the pstA gene encoding phosphate ABC transporter permease PstA yields MKRDSRRIMDRAFSGVGLFSILVMGLFLLFVLGPIIGRGISAYVFRGTIEHRRFLLENFERGDSSRFEREMQAVREARRPVFRHLREFEAAMDESRELRSEYRRSFRELEEAVHHLIGPDPEDKAPVLVRKKYGATRLDQARTHLFEAMHEERWVPDPDNPGGALIRTHTPRGEHFAGTRLEPLFPYLEEHFEAMLQPGWTFYWRFLTDRSIDSHFFGGIGPEVLGTLYLTLGAMLFAMPMGIIAAIYLCEYARPGRVINLIRTCISTLAGVPSIVFGLFGLAFFLNTLQVTQTKSVLAGSLTLALMILPTVIRASEEAILAVPAAYKEAALSLGAGRWHTICTVILPAALPGILTGVVISMGRAAGETAPIIFTAAVSMGEPLQLFDAFSQPTPALPWNIYNLATEHEAVDQIRHVQYGMVFTLVAIVLILNITAIAIRARISSRLKG; encoded by the coding sequence ATGAAGCGGGATTCCAGACGCATCATGGACCGGGCCTTTTCCGGCGTGGGATTGTTCTCGATCCTCGTCATGGGCCTGTTCCTGCTGTTCGTGCTCGGGCCGATCATCGGCCGCGGCATCAGCGCGTACGTGTTCCGCGGGACGATCGAACACCGCCGCTTCCTGCTCGAAAATTTCGAGCGCGGCGATTCCTCGCGCTTCGAGCGTGAGATGCAGGCCGTGCGCGAGGCGAGGCGCCCGGTCTTCCGGCACCTCCGGGAATTCGAGGCCGCCATGGATGAATCGCGCGAGCTGCGCAGCGAGTACCGTCGCTCCTTCCGCGAGCTGGAAGAGGCCGTGCATCACCTGATCGGTCCGGATCCCGAGGACAAGGCCCCCGTGCTGGTCCGCAAAAAGTACGGCGCCACCCGCCTCGACCAGGCCAGGACTCACCTTTTCGAGGCCATGCACGAGGAGCGCTGGGTCCCCGATCCCGATAACCCCGGGGGCGCGCTGATCCGGACCCACACGCCCCGGGGCGAACACTTCGCGGGTACCCGGCTGGAACCGCTCTTCCCGTATCTCGAGGAGCATTTCGAGGCGATGCTCCAGCCCGGCTGGACCTTCTACTGGCGGTTTCTCACCGACCGTTCCATCGACTCCCACTTCTTCGGGGGGATCGGGCCGGAAGTGCTGGGCACCCTCTACCTCACCCTCGGCGCCATGCTGTTCGCCATGCCGATGGGAATCATCGCCGCGATTTATCTGTGCGAATACGCTCGCCCGGGCCGCGTGATCAACCTCATCCGCACCTGCATAAGCACGCTGGCCGGCGTCCCGAGCATCGTGTTCGGCCTTTTCGGTCTCGCCTTTTTCCTGAACACGCTGCAGGTGACCCAGACCAAGAGCGTGCTCGCCGGTTCGCTCACGCTGGCGCTGATGATCCTGCCCACCGTGATCCGCGCCTCGGAAGAGGCCATCCTGGCGGTCCCCGCCGCCTACAAGGAGGCCGCGCTGAGCCTGGGGGCCGGGCGCTGGCACACGATCTGCACCGTCATTCTTCCCGCCGCCCTGCCGGGGATCCTGACCGGGGTGGTGATCAGTATGGGGCGCGCGGCCGGTGAAACGGCGCCCATCATCTTTACCGCGGCGGTCAGCATGGGCGAGCCGCTCCAGCTTTTCGACGCCTTTTCCCAGCCCACGCCCGCGCTTCCGTGGAATATCTACAACCTCGCCACGGAACACGAAGCGGTCGACCAGATCCGGCACGTCCAGTACGGGATGGTCTTTACTCTTGTCGCCATCGTGCTGATTCTGAACATTACAGCGATCGCCATCCGCGCGCGTATCTCGTCCCGACTGAAGGGTTAA
- the pstB gene encoding phosphate ABC transporter ATP-binding protein PstB, which translates to MASPGPHIRAREFSVYYGAFEAVKKVTFDVPEGLVTAIIGPSGCGKSTLLRAMNRMNDLIPRCTTGGELEFDGRNIYDPRIDVVVLRTRIGMVFQKPNVFPKSIFDNVAYGPRLQGQKKRRELEEIVETSLRQAALWDEVKDRLEDNAMGLSGGQQQRLCIARALAVRPEILLMDEPTSALDPKATTKIEDLIGELRGQYTITIVTHNMQQAGRVSDCTAFLYEGVLVEFGRTRTMFTNPREKQTEDYITGRFG; encoded by the coding sequence ATGGCTTCACCCGGTCCGCATATCCGTGCCCGTGAATTCTCGGTCTATTACGGCGCGTTCGAGGCGGTCAAAAAAGTCACCTTCGATGTGCCCGAGGGACTGGTCACCGCGATCATCGGCCCCAGCGGGTGCGGCAAGAGCACCCTGCTGCGCGCGATGAACAGGATGAACGATCTCATTCCCCGCTGCACCACCGGCGGGGAACTCGAATTCGACGGGCGGAACATCTACGACCCGCGCATCGATGTGGTCGTCCTGCGCACCCGCATCGGCATGGTGTTCCAGAAGCCGAACGTGTTCCCGAAATCCATCTTCGACAACGTCGCCTACGGCCCGCGCCTGCAGGGGCAGAAGAAACGCCGCGAACTGGAGGAGATCGTGGAGACCAGTCTCCGGCAGGCCGCGCTGTGGGACGAAGTCAAGGACCGGCTGGAGGATAACGCCATGGGACTCTCCGGAGGGCAGCAGCAGCGCCTCTGCATCGCCCGCGCGCTCGCCGTGCGCCCCGAGATCCTGCTGATGGACGAACCGACCTCCGCACTCGATCCCAAGGCGACTACGAAAATCGAGGACTTGATCGGCGAGCTGCGGGGGCAGTATACTATCACCATCGTTACGCACAATATGCAGCAGGCCGGCCGCGTCTCCGACTGTACGGCTTTTCTCTACGAGGGTGTGCTGGTGGAATTCGGCCGGACCCGGACCATGTTCACCAACCCGCGCGAGAAACAGACGGAAGATTACATTACGGGACGATTCGGTTGA
- the phoU gene encoding phosphate signaling complex protein PhoU, with translation MSLHFDKELSRLRKLVFTLSARVDENVGRAVKAVEETNAEVAVEVIDSDHRIDEMEVEVEEECLKALALYQPVAIDLRYIIAVLKMNSDLERIGDLAVNIAKSGKRLSSLPKTELPLNLSEMGDHVKAILKKSLDALINLDSDLAREVLSDDDRIDEMRSRMSRRLSDKMDDDFEHREVYLQLISVVRRLERIGDHATNIAEDVIYMVDAEIVRHQGEIIED, from the coding sequence ATGTCGCTTCACTTCGATAAAGAACTCTCCAGGCTGCGCAAGCTCGTGTTCACGCTCAGCGCGCGCGTCGATGAAAACGTGGGCCGGGCCGTAAAGGCGGTCGAGGAAACCAACGCCGAAGTCGCGGTCGAAGTCATCGACAGCGATCACCGCATCGATGAGATGGAAGTGGAGGTCGAAGAAGAGTGCCTGAAGGCGCTCGCGCTCTACCAGCCCGTGGCGATCGACCTGCGCTACATTATCGCCGTGCTCAAAATGAACAGCGACCTGGAGCGTATCGGCGACCTGGCGGTGAATATCGCCAAGAGCGGGAAACGGCTCAGCAGCCTCCCGAAAACCGAGCTGCCGCTCAACCTCTCCGAGATGGGCGATCACGTGAAGGCGATCCTCAAGAAAAGCCTCGACGCACTCATCAACCTCGACAGCGACCTCGCCCGCGAGGTGCTGTCCGATGACGACCGGATCGACGAAATGCGCAGCCGGATGTCGCGGCGACTGTCGGATAAGATGGACGACGATTTCGAGCACCGCGAGGTCTATCTCCAGCTCATCTCCGTCGTGCGCCGACTCGAACGGATCGGCGATCACGCCACCAATATCGCCGAAGACGTGATCTATATGGTCGACGCGGAAATCGTTCGCCACCAGGGCGAGATTATCGAGGACTGA
- a CDS encoding aminotransferase class I/II-fold pyridoxal phosphate-dependent enzyme: MLNPEQLYARRIGGADFGRPGAVYKFGKIKQAKAEARERRPDTELLDFGVGEPDRMAPAPVREELKRAVDLPENRGYADNGPKPFKQAAADWMRTVFGAEIDPAAEVNHCVGLKPALAMLPLAFVNPGDAVLHTVPGYPVIATHTRYMGGEPVALPLHRDQGFCPDLDAIDPETADRAKLFYVNYPNNPTGATATDEFFDRLIRFADRHGILIVQDAAYATLTYDGAPRSILARPGGKECALEMHSLSKSYNMTGWRLGFFAGPSWAVRALATVKDHSDSGQFKAIQQAGCAGLADPGLAESIRDHYEKRLRRMVELLNVAGFDARMPGGTFYLYVPAPKAAGKVTFSNAEEASLHLLREHSVSTVPWDEAGPYLRFSATFESAGDQDDERVLQELAARLARADLRF; the protein is encoded by the coding sequence ATGTTGAATCCGGAACAGCTCTATGCCCGGCGTATCGGCGGCGCCGATTTCGGCCGCCCGGGGGCGGTCTACAAGTTCGGCAAGATCAAACAGGCCAAGGCGGAGGCGCGTGAACGGCGGCCCGACACCGAGCTGCTCGACTTCGGGGTCGGCGAGCCCGACCGCATGGCGCCCGCCCCCGTCAGGGAGGAACTCAAGCGCGCTGTGGACCTGCCGGAAAACCGCGGGTATGCGGACAACGGCCCCAAGCCGTTCAAACAGGCGGCCGCCGACTGGATGCGGACCGTGTTCGGAGCGGAGATCGATCCGGCGGCGGAGGTGAATCATTGCGTCGGCCTGAAACCCGCCCTCGCCATGCTCCCGCTCGCGTTCGTGAATCCCGGCGACGCGGTGCTTCACACGGTACCGGGCTATCCCGTCATCGCCACCCATACGCGCTACATGGGCGGAGAACCGGTGGCGCTCCCGCTGCACCGCGATCAGGGGTTCTGCCCCGACCTGGACGCCATCGATCCGGAAACCGCGGACCGCGCCAAACTGTTCTACGTGAACTACCCCAATAATCCGACCGGAGCCACGGCCACCGACGAGTTTTTCGACCGGCTGATCCGCTTCGCGGACAGGCACGGCATCCTGATCGTGCAGGACGCGGCCTACGCCACGCTGACCTACGACGGCGCCCCGCGCTCCATTCTCGCCCGCCCCGGCGGGAAGGAATGCGCCCTGGAAATGCACTCGCTGAGCAAGAGCTACAATATGACCGGCTGGCGGCTGGGTTTCTTCGCCGGACCCTCCTGGGCGGTCCGGGCGCTGGCGACCGTGAAAGATCACAGCGATTCCGGCCAGTTCAAGGCGATCCAGCAGGCCGGGTGCGCGGGACTGGCCGATCCCGGCCTCGCGGAGTCCATACGCGACCACTACGAAAAACGGCTCCGGCGCATGGTGGAGCTGCTGAACGTCGCGGGTTTCGACGCCCGGATGCCCGGCGGAACCTTCTACCTCTACGTGCCGGCCCCGAAGGCGGCGGGGAAGGTGACCTTCAGCAACGCCGAAGAGGCCTCGCTGCACCTCCTGCGCGAGCATTCCGTGTCGACCGTGCCCTGGGACGAGGCCGGACCGTACCTGCGGTTCTCCGCCACGTTCGAATCAGCCGGCGATCAGGACGATGAGCGGGTGCTGCAGGAGCTGGCCGCGAGGCTGGCCCGCGCAGACCTCCGCTTCTGA
- a CDS encoding ROK family protein codes for MSERDVVIGFDLGATKMRAVALDRKFQPLGKKKRKTKAHLSESEGLERMEETVRDALDDADCSSGDLSAIGFGIPGPVDLEKGALPEAPNMGWKSLPLRDYFSERFGVDVTVLNDVDAGLFGEVRFGAARGARCALGIFPGTGIGGACVMEDRIVRGGRFSCFEIGHMKVMPGGPLCGCGARGCLESVASRLVISAQAAAAAHRGDAPWLAEEVGTDLAQIRSGALSRSIQNGDTAVEAIVRDAARHIGRAAGNVINLIAPDVVVLGGGLVEAIPEIFREEIEETARRNCMPAFRDSFEVNVAELGDDAAVMGAAAWAWERE; via the coding sequence ATGAGCGAACGGGACGTGGTCATCGGCTTTGACCTCGGGGCGACCAAGATGCGCGCCGTGGCGCTTGACCGGAAGTTCCAGCCGCTGGGAAAGAAGAAGCGCAAGACGAAGGCGCACCTCAGCGAGTCTGAAGGGCTGGAGCGGATGGAGGAGACGGTGAGGGATGCGCTCGACGACGCCGACTGCTCCTCCGGCGACCTCAGCGCGATCGGGTTCGGCATCCCCGGACCGGTGGACCTCGAGAAGGGCGCACTGCCCGAAGCGCCCAATATGGGCTGGAAATCGCTGCCCCTGCGGGATTATTTCAGCGAGCGCTTCGGCGTGGATGTCACCGTGCTCAACGACGTCGACGCGGGGCTGTTCGGGGAGGTCCGGTTCGGGGCGGCGCGCGGCGCCCGCTGCGCGCTGGGCATTTTTCCCGGCACCGGCATCGGCGGCGCCTGCGTGATGGAAGACCGGATCGTGCGCGGCGGACGCTTCTCCTGTTTCGAGATCGGCCATATGAAGGTAATGCCCGGCGGTCCGCTGTGCGGTTGCGGGGCCCGGGGATGCCTCGAAAGCGTGGCCAGCCGGCTGGTCATCTCGGCCCAGGCGGCGGCCGCGGCTCATCGCGGTGACGCGCCGTGGCTGGCGGAGGAGGTCGGAACCGACCTGGCGCAGATCCGCAGCGGCGCGCTGAGCCGATCGATCCAAAACGGCGACACCGCGGTGGAGGCTATCGTGCGCGACGCCGCGCGTCATATCGGCCGCGCCGCCGGCAACGTAATCAACCTGATCGCCCCGGACGTGGTCGTGCTCGGCGGCGGCCTGGTGGAAGCGATTCCTGAAATCTTCCGCGAAGAGATCGAGGAAACGGCGCGGCGGAACTGCATGCCGGCCTTCCGGGACAGCTTCGAGGTGAACGTCGCCGAACTCGGCGATGACGCGGCGGTGATGGGCGCCGCCGCGTGGGCGTGGGAGCGGGAGTGA
- a CDS encoding metal ABC transporter permease gives MMETWIDILTAPDTAFLRRALWAGLLAAPAFGVTGSYVVARRLSGMAGSIAHCILGGIGLALFLQAREIAPWFTPAVGSLVSALAAALILGVVSLRSREREDTVIGALWALGMSAGLLFIAHTPGYIDPMRYLFGDILMVSPNQLRGIAALDGIILLPAVLLYPRFLAVCFDEEFARVRGLKVEGYYLLLLALAALTIVQLVQVVGIVMVIALLTVPAATAGFFVTRLWQMMLGATLYCGAAVVAGLLLAYRLNWPAGPAIILTAGTVYLALLAVRSLTGNQK, from the coding sequence ATGATGGAGACGTGGATCGACATCCTCACCGCGCCGGACACCGCTTTTTTACGGCGGGCGCTCTGGGCCGGCCTGCTGGCCGCGCCGGCCTTCGGCGTCACCGGCTCGTACGTGGTCGCGCGCCGGCTGAGCGGCATGGCCGGTTCCATCGCCCACTGCATTCTCGGCGGCATCGGGCTCGCGCTCTTCCTGCAGGCCCGGGAGATCGCACCGTGGTTCACTCCCGCCGTCGGTTCACTCGTTTCAGCGCTGGCCGCGGCGCTGATCCTGGGGGTCGTCAGCCTGCGGTCGCGCGAGCGCGAGGACACGGTCATCGGCGCGCTGTGGGCGCTGGGGATGTCGGCCGGTCTGCTCTTCATCGCGCACACCCCCGGTTATATCGATCCGATGCGTTACCTCTTCGGCGACATCCTCATGGTCTCCCCGAACCAGCTGCGCGGCATCGCCGCGCTGGATGGGATCATCCTGCTCCCGGCCGTCCTGCTTTACCCGCGGTTTCTGGCCGTGTGTTTCGATGAGGAGTTCGCGCGGGTCAGGGGGCTGAAGGTGGAGGGATACTATCTGCTGCTGCTCGCGCTGGCGGCGCTGACGATCGTGCAGCTCGTGCAGGTGGTGGGCATCGTCATGGTGATCGCGCTGCTCACGGTCCCGGCCGCCACGGCGGGATTCTTCGTCACCCGCCTCTGGCAGATGATGCTCGGAGCGACGCTTTACTGCGGCGCGGCGGTGGTGGCGGGACTCCTGCTCGCGTACCGTCTGAACTGGCCGGCGGGCCCCGCCATCATTTTGACCGCGGGCACGGTCTACCTGGCTCTGCTCGCGGTACGATCTTTAACCGGAAATCAGAAATAA
- a CDS encoding metal ABC transporter ATP-binding protein gives MSDAAPSAPPAVSLNGVGFEYGNTPVVQDATFDIESGAFVCMIGPNGGGKTTLLRLMLGLNRPARGTVRILGRPPGRVRRSIGYMPQHLQYDRAFPVTVRDVVRMGLIGCRGRGGARVREALETAGLYDRADTPFHRLSGGQRQRVLIARALVSGPQLLLLDEPTANVDPAAEEHLFDLLTRLNRRMTIVVVSHDLGFVSSAIDYCICVNRRVFTHPTREITGEKIEELYGGRLSAVRHEQTRTFPGGG, from the coding sequence ATGAGCGATGCGGCTCCATCCGCACCCCCGGCCGTCAGCCTGAACGGCGTCGGCTTCGAATACGGAAACACGCCCGTGGTGCAGGACGCCACCTTCGACATCGAATCCGGCGCGTTCGTGTGCATGATCGGGCCCAACGGCGGCGGCAAGACTACGCTGCTCAGGCTGATGCTCGGGTTGAACCGTCCGGCCAGGGGAACGGTGCGCATCCTGGGCCGGCCGCCGGGACGGGTGCGGCGAAGCATCGGCTACATGCCGCAGCACCTTCAGTACGACCGCGCGTTTCCGGTGACCGTGCGGGACGTCGTGCGGATGGGGCTGATCGGCTGCCGCGGCCGCGGCGGCGCGCGTGTACGCGAGGCGCTGGAGACGGCCGGACTGTACGATCGTGCCGACACCCCCTTTCACCGGCTCTCCGGCGGGCAGCGTCAGCGTGTGCTGATCGCCCGCGCGCTGGTTTCCGGACCGCAGCTGCTGTTGCTCGACGAACCCACGGCCAACGTCGACCCCGCGGCGGAGGAGCATCTCTTTGATCTGCTCACGCGGCTGAACCGGCGCATGACGATCGTGGTCGTATCGCACGACCTGGGGTTCGTCTCCTCGGCGATCGACTACTGCATCTGCGTCAACCGCCGGGTCTTCACGCACCCGACCCGCGAGATCACCGGCGAAAAGATTGAAGAGCTTTACGGCGGGCGCCTCTCCGCCGTGCGCCACGAGCAAACCCGCACCTTTCCCGGAGGCGGATGA
- a CDS encoding metal ABC transporter solute-binding protein, Zn/Mn family has protein sequence MMCSRFIFTLGAAAGLVFSACADPDPAVLRVQTSIPPLKTFVERVGGDGVEAATVLRAGESPAVYRPRPREVAALLKADLFFRVGVPFEDALLPRIRTARGGPEVVDLRRGLKLRRMPEAHRHDGHDQHSHDHGRSDPHVWLDPDRVRIMARTIRDTLIRRDPGREKEYRRRCDLFIDELDRLDERIGTMLAPYEGRTFYVVHPSFGYFAEAYELEQAAIEPGGKAPGPAHLRSWIRRAREERIGAVLVQPQFPQNAARAIAEEAGARLIEVDPLDPDYGRNLLRMAESLKEALE, from the coding sequence ATGATGTGCAGCCGGTTCATCTTTACGCTTGGTGCCGCCGCGGGGCTGGTGTTCTCGGCGTGTGCGGATCCGGACCCCGCTGTTCTTCGAGTGCAGACCAGCATCCCCCCGCTCAAGACTTTCGTGGAGCGGGTCGGCGGGGATGGCGTCGAGGCGGCGACGGTGCTGCGCGCCGGGGAGAGTCCGGCGGTCTACCGCCCGCGACCGCGCGAGGTGGCGGCCCTGCTCAAGGCCGATCTGTTTTTCCGGGTGGGTGTGCCGTTCGAAGACGCGCTGCTGCCGAGAATCCGCACCGCCCGCGGCGGCCCCGAGGTTGTGGATCTGCGGCGCGGACTGAAGCTCCGCCGCATGCCGGAGGCCCACCGGCACGACGGACACGATCAACACTCCCATGATCACGGCCGCTCCGATCCCCACGTCTGGCTCGACCCGGACCGTGTGCGGATCATGGCGCGGACCATACGCGACACTCTGATCCGGCGCGATCCCGGCCGCGAGAAGGAGTATCGCCGGCGGTGCGATCTCTTTATCGACGAGCTGGACCGGCTGGACGAGCGCATCGGGACGATGCTCGCCCCGTATGAGGGCCGCACGTTTTATGTGGTCCATCCGAGTTTCGGATACTTCGCCGAGGCCTACGAACTCGAACAGGCCGCGATTGAGCCCGGCGGCAAGGCACCCGGTCCCGCTCATCTGAGGTCCTGGATCCGGCGGGCGCGGGAGGAGCGCATCGGCGCCGTACTGGTCCAGCCCCAGTTCCCGCAGAACGCCGCACGCGCGATCGCGGAAGAGGCGGGAGCCCGCCTGATCGAGGTCGATCCGCTCGACCCCGACTACGGCCGGAACCTGCTCCGCATGGCGGAGAGCCTGAAAGAGGCGCTGGAATGA
- a CDS encoding ArsR/SmtB family transcription factor — MKRGETCIGAGHLTPECLERAARMLRMLAHPQRLKIMRVLELDKEAPVYQLVRETGFPQAVISHHLRQMKMLGLVESERRGREMWYLIADERVLSILDCICLQFSRPEGHAAMKGKRRDEDEE; from the coding sequence ATGAAACGAGGCGAGACATGTATCGGAGCGGGGCACCTGACCCCCGAATGCCTGGAGCGGGCGGCGCGCATGCTGCGCATGCTCGCCCATCCTCAGCGCCTGAAAATCATGCGGGTGCTCGAACTGGATAAAGAGGCGCCGGTGTATCAGCTGGTTCGTGAAACGGGGTTCCCGCAGGCGGTCATCTCGCACCACCTGCGCCAGATGAAGATGCTGGGGCTGGTCGAATCCGAGCGGCGGGGGCGCGAGATGTGGTACCTGATCGCGGACGAGCGCGTCCTGTCGATCCTGGACTGCATCTGCCTCCAGTTCAGCCGGCCGGAAGGCCATGCTGCCATGAAGGGAAAGCGGAGGGACGAAGATGAAGAATAA